A section of the Pseudomonas prosekii genome encodes:
- a CDS encoding DsbA family oxidoreductase has translation MTASVAIDFISDVVCPWCALGATALEQAIENVAGEVAVQLTYKPFELNPDMPAEGEHAVQHLMRKYGRTAEDVAAGKALQIARGEAIGFKFDLEKRSHFYNTFDAHRLLLWALQEGRQVALKRALMRAYFSDGQNPSDRETLVRLAAEVGLDAQAAREVLASGAFASEVRELEVFYRQRGINSVPAMVLNGRHLVSGSQSVEYYEQMLRQMAQAPVEA, from the coding sequence ATGACTGCGTCCGTCGCTATCGACTTCATCTCCGACGTGGTCTGCCCGTGGTGCGCGTTGGGCGCGACGGCGTTGGAGCAAGCGATCGAAAACGTGGCTGGCGAAGTTGCGGTGCAGTTGACCTACAAGCCGTTCGAGTTGAACCCGGACATGCCGGCCGAAGGTGAACACGCGGTCCAGCACTTGATGCGCAAGTACGGGCGCACTGCCGAAGACGTCGCGGCCGGCAAAGCGCTGCAGATCGCTCGCGGCGAGGCCATCGGTTTCAAGTTCGACTTGGAGAAACGCAGCCACTTCTACAACACCTTTGATGCCCATCGGTTGCTGTTATGGGCATTGCAGGAAGGACGGCAAGTTGCACTCAAGCGAGCCTTGATGCGCGCTTACTTCAGCGACGGCCAAAACCCGAGTGATCGCGAAACACTGGTTCGACTGGCGGCAGAAGTTGGACTGGATGCGCAAGCAGCGCGGGAAGTATTGGCGTCCGGCGCATTCGCCAGCGAAGTGCGTGAACTTGAAGTGTTTTACCGCCAACGCGGGATCAACTCGGTCCCGGCCATGGTGTTGAACGGTCGTCACTTGGTATCCGGTTCGCAGTCCGTCGAGTACTACGAACAGATGTTGCGGCAAATGGCGCAGGCGCCTGTTGAAGCCTGA
- a CDS encoding tautomerase family protein: protein MPFVSVRITRDGVTSEQKAQVIAEITATLQRVLNKDPHLTHIVIEEVDTDNWGYAGVTTTQYRKQLADAQGKS from the coding sequence ATGCCTTTCGTAAGCGTGCGCATCACCCGCGATGGCGTTACCTCCGAGCAGAAAGCTCAGGTGATTGCCGAAATCACTGCAACCCTGCAGCGCGTTCTCAACAAGGACCCGCACCTGACCCACATCGTGATCGAGGAAGTCGACACCGATAACTGGGGTTACGCCGGGGTGACCACCACTCAGTACCGAAAACAACTGGCCGACGCGCAGGGCAAGTCATGA
- a CDS encoding DUF3077 domain-containing protein, with amino-acid sequence MTIPQDLKTIGLTPFSYHANEPLFRINAGVPVIEALTHASNLLHVAKMLASDAAMDRETDRHAWASYYLQDMSKAIIDDVVKVLEAPGNNRGADVVS; translated from the coding sequence ATGACGATCCCCCAAGACCTGAAAACCATCGGTCTCACCCCGTTTTCCTACCACGCCAACGAACCACTCTTCCGCATCAACGCCGGAGTTCCTGTGATCGAAGCCCTGACTCACGCCTCCAACCTGCTCCACGTCGCCAAAATGCTCGCCTCGGATGCGGCGATGGATCGCGAAACCGACCGGCATGCCTGGGCTTCGTATTATTTGCAGGACATGAGCAAAGCGATCATTGATGACGTGGTGAAGGTGCTCGAAGCGCCGGGGAACAACCGCGGCGCTGACGTTGTTTCCTAA
- a CDS encoding RES family NAD+ phosphorylase: MAPELVEPQWPRAYRIVNSCFPPISLFEDVLDPEDLPTAYALEALTNDRLMEEAGVLSRVRPEDRISGPGSTPVMAAFTHIGKSSRFTDGTFGVYYAASSQAAAIAETSYHQERFLAATNEPDLELTMRTYVNKVLKPLHDIRQNYPQLHDPDTSAYGPSQAFARQLRETLSWGLLYNSVRLPGHECIAAFRPPAVSIPKQGKHIRYVWSASSRRISFVFEVSEV; encoded by the coding sequence ATGGCGCCGGAACTGGTCGAGCCGCAGTGGCCGCGGGCCTATCGGATCGTCAACAGCTGCTTCCCGCCGATCTCGTTGTTCGAAGACGTGCTCGATCCCGAAGACCTGCCCACGGCCTACGCCCTCGAAGCGCTGACCAACGATCGATTGATGGAAGAGGCCGGCGTGCTGTCGCGCGTTCGTCCCGAAGACCGAATCTCCGGCCCCGGCTCCACGCCGGTCATGGCCGCGTTCACCCACATCGGCAAAAGCAGCCGCTTCACCGACGGCACCTTCGGCGTTTACTACGCCGCGAGCAGCCAGGCTGCGGCGATTGCTGAAACGAGCTACCACCAGGAACGGTTTCTCGCCGCCACCAACGAGCCGGACCTTGAGTTGACCATGCGCACTTACGTCAACAAAGTGTTGAAACCGTTACACGACATTCGCCAGAACTACCCGCAACTGCATGATCCTGATACCAGCGCTTATGGACCGTCGCAGGCGTTCGCCCGCCAACTGCGCGAAACCCTGTCGTGGGGGCTGCTGTACAACAGCGTGCGCTTGCCGGGGCATGAATGTATTGCAGCGTTCCGCCCGCCGGCAGTGTCGATTCCGAAGCAGGGCAAGCACATTCGGTATGTGTGGAGTGCGAGCAGCCGGAGGATTTCGTTTGTGTTTGAGGTGAGTGAGGTTTGA
- a CDS encoding MbcA/ParS/Xre antitoxin family protein — MPTSSTAQTPEQQLDTAEAGRVALKFFFNLMERWGCSAEQQRTLLGKVGNTTFYKYKHLPPNVRLPRDTLERISYLMGIHKALSIIFSNSRERVYKWVSSPNTAAPFNGQTALDYMLVGRVVDIADVRRYLDGVRG, encoded by the coding sequence ATGCCTACCTCTTCCACAGCCCAAACCCCGGAACAACAACTCGACACTGCCGAAGCCGGCCGTGTTGCGCTCAAGTTCTTCTTCAATCTCATGGAGCGTTGGGGCTGCAGCGCCGAGCAGCAACGCACGTTGCTGGGCAAAGTCGGCAACACCACGTTCTACAAGTACAAACATCTGCCGCCGAATGTGCGGTTGCCCCGTGACACGCTCGAGCGTATTTCCTATCTCATGGGCATTCACAAGGCGTTGAGCATCATCTTCAGCAACAGCCGCGAGCGCGTTTACAAATGGGTCAGCAGCCCGAATACCGCCGCGCCGTTCAATGGCCAAACCGCGCTGGATTACATGCTGGTCGGCCGCGTCGTCGACATCGCTGACGTGCGCCGCTACCTCGACGGAGTGCGCGGTTGA
- a CDS encoding LysR family transcriptional regulator encodes MDSRTLRNLMRIVQTGSLSAAAEHSCLTVQALAAQLNKVEEQFGFRLFRRSNKGLTLTAQGTELTPYMDKVLVATRQMEEKVAALKAPGQRTLKVALNTTLSEDFNRRMIGRLFEVFPDHQLEFSYAESMENLSKLKNEDFDLAVLIGPQKPGMPSILLPDVQVQVVGAHCGQENDPLVLLGDKFQVRPADDCPYSHSFLRFLDAGLGNNESGQRMIYSCSETLTLSLIPQMDGIGMVSRTAAQKNGLTIFPGFEDYLEVRLAVNNPELSSQALSDVVDLRLHERAERNVRSRPNRHTEKEVFAEIRT; translated from the coding sequence ATGGATAGCAGAACCTTACGCAACCTTATGCGCATCGTGCAGACCGGCTCGTTGTCGGCGGCGGCGGAGCATTCCTGTCTGACCGTGCAGGCGTTGGCCGCGCAGTTGAACAAAGTCGAAGAGCAGTTTGGTTTTCGCCTGTTTCGACGTTCCAACAAGGGTTTGACCCTGACGGCGCAGGGCACCGAGCTCACGCCGTACATGGACAAAGTCCTGGTGGCGACGCGGCAGATGGAAGAGAAAGTCGCGGCGTTGAAAGCGCCGGGGCAGCGCACGTTGAAGGTGGCGTTGAACACCACGCTGTCGGAAGACTTCAATCGGCGCATGATCGGACGCCTGTTCGAGGTGTTTCCTGACCATCAGCTGGAGTTTTCCTACGCTGAGTCGATGGAAAACCTCAGCAAGTTGAAGAATGAAGACTTCGACCTGGCGGTGCTGATCGGTCCGCAAAAACCGGGCATGCCGAGTATTTTGTTGCCGGATGTGCAGGTTCAAGTGGTCGGCGCGCATTGCGGTCAGGAAAACGATCCGCTGGTGCTGCTGGGTGACAAGTTTCAGGTTCGTCCTGCAGACGATTGTCCGTATTCCCACAGCTTTTTGCGCTTTCTCGACGCCGGCCTTGGCAATAACGAGTCTGGCCAACGGATGATTTATTCGTGCAGCGAAACCCTGACGCTGTCGTTGATCCCGCAAATGGACGGCATCGGCATGGTTTCGCGCACCGCCGCGCAAAAAAATGGCCTGACTATTTTTCCCGGTTTCGAGGATTACCTCGAAGTGCGCCTCGCGGTAAATAACCCTGAGTTGTCCAGCCAGGCGTTGAGCGATGTGGTCGATTTACGCCTGCATGAACGCGCCGAGCGCAATGTACGCAGCCGTCCCAACCGCCACACTGAGAAAGAGGTTTTTGCTGAAATACGCACATAA
- a CDS encoding AzlD domain-containing protein, protein MPDQTFLILVVVLMMAVTFLPRALPLQINTEHWPPFVARALEYLPVAIVAAISVTPLLIKDQHVQLDRPEFYAAIPTLLCAYFSKNLFLSVAVGTAAYIALGAFMQA, encoded by the coding sequence ATGCCTGACCAAACGTTCCTGATTCTGGTCGTCGTGTTGATGATGGCCGTGACCTTCCTGCCGCGCGCGTTGCCGCTGCAAATCAACACCGAGCATTGGCCGCCATTCGTTGCCCGCGCGCTGGAATACCTGCCGGTGGCGATCGTCGCTGCCATCAGCGTCACGCCCTTGTTGATCAAGGACCAGCATGTGCAGCTCGATCGCCCGGAATTCTATGCGGCAATTCCGACGTTGTTATGTGCGTATTTCAGCAAAAACCTCTTTCTCAGTGTGGCGGTTGGGACGGCTGCGTACATTGCGCTCGGCGCGTTCATGCAGGCGTAA
- a CDS encoding AzlC family ABC transporter permease: MNETSSSPPLMVEPQPSRTFAEASPVVAGYFTVSFVFGLMAVNAGLPVWLPVAMCLFVYAGASQFAALALITSGASLTTIILTTFLINARHMLMSVYMAKALRALGLSRFERWCYAGGLTDESFAFHSVKLGSGAPVNVRYLIGFNLFCHTSWVLGGLLGAICAQYAAHLIKYQLDYALTAMMLYVLVSLCNTRNKLIAAAAAVVCMGALSLVGSSPFNVFIATFVGCGVGVCLTKRS, encoded by the coding sequence ATGAATGAGACGTCCAGCAGCCCGCCGCTGATGGTCGAGCCACAGCCATCGCGCACCTTTGCAGAAGCCAGCCCGGTAGTGGCCGGTTACTTCACGGTGTCGTTCGTGTTTGGTTTGATGGCGGTCAACGCCGGGTTGCCGGTGTGGCTGCCGGTGGCTATGTGTCTGTTTGTGTACGCTGGCGCTTCGCAGTTTGCGGCGTTGGCGCTGATCACCAGCGGCGCTTCGCTGACCACGATTATTCTCACGACGTTTCTGATCAACGCGCGGCATATGCTGATGTCGGTCTACATGGCGAAGGCCTTGCGCGCATTGGGCCTCAGTCGATTTGAACGCTGGTGTTACGCCGGTGGCCTGACCGATGAATCGTTCGCTTTTCACAGCGTGAAACTGGGCAGCGGCGCGCCGGTAAACGTGCGTTACCTGATCGGTTTCAACTTGTTTTGTCACACGTCCTGGGTGCTCGGCGGTTTGCTCGGGGCGATCTGCGCGCAGTACGCGGCGCACCTGATCAAATACCAACTCGATTACGCCCTGACCGCGATGATGCTGTATGTGCTGGTGTCGCTGTGCAACACCCGCAACAAATTGATTGCCGCGGCGGCCGCGGTAGTTTGCATGGGTGCGCTGAGCCTGGTCGGCAGCTCGCCGTTTAACGTGTTTATCGCCACATTTGTTGGCTGCGGGGTGGGCGTATGCCTGACCAAACGTTCCTGA
- a CDS encoding GNAT family N-acetyltransferase, with product MDDAAASVMLWRANAKDALRLERFFRQFDEVSFCDWQDAKCLRGVLMQKTTTAYLALDLNGEVVGAVLGGMLGSRGTINHLAVSPLYRAQGVGQRLVEAASADMKRVGVLRMFLFVDDANLAGKRFWTAQGFCEPRGETTFERDL from the coding sequence ATGGACGACGCCGCGGCATCGGTGATGCTGTGGCGCGCGAACGCCAAGGATGCGCTGCGCCTGGAGCGCTTCTTTCGGCAGTTCGACGAAGTGTCGTTTTGCGATTGGCAGGACGCCAAATGTTTGCGCGGTGTGTTGATGCAGAAAACCACCACCGCTTACCTCGCGCTCGACCTCAACGGTGAAGTGGTCGGCGCGGTGCTTGGCGGCATGCTCGGCAGTCGCGGCACCATCAATCACTTGGCGGTGAGCCCGCTATACCGCGCGCAAGGCGTGGGCCAACGCCTGGTTGAAGCGGCGTCGGCAGACATGAAACGCGTCGGCGTGCTGCGGATGTTCCTGTTCGTCGACGATGCTAACCTTGCCGGCAAGCGTTTTTGGACTGCCCAGGGTTTTTGCGAGCCGCGTGGCGAAACGACCTTTGAGAGGGACCTATGA
- a CDS encoding 2OG-Fe dioxygenase family protein, with the protein MIVLNREVGESLRRDKFVNVQGGDFNLYGHFADFVRLTKSWENMEPDSYYGQAESGMRFRRYSDFEYNPVTRDLKQLEHRAYVQSKANNSYVGGMVRHFQDFSEEVINSPVMRSLIDIDFEVYKNVLPPELHDEIWQCQIHQIRIEIKPGKQLEITPEGIHCDGYPFSGVHFWGRNNVDGAESRLYSAHQEQLASTTYQEILDTTFFLDRDMRHYVTPARNTHSHDMAYRQILAISFSRPGTAFDIVR; encoded by the coding sequence ATGATCGTTTTAAACAGAGAAGTTGGCGAATCGCTAAGGCGCGACAAATTTGTCAACGTCCAGGGTGGTGACTTCAATCTCTACGGTCATTTCGCCGACTTCGTTCGACTGACCAAGAGTTGGGAAAACATGGAGCCGGACAGTTACTACGGTCAGGCCGAATCCGGTATGCGTTTTCGCCGTTACAGCGACTTCGAATACAACCCGGTGACCCGCGATCTTAAGCAACTGGAACACCGCGCGTATGTGCAATCCAAAGCCAACAACAGTTACGTTGGCGGCATGGTTCGGCACTTTCAGGACTTCTCCGAAGAAGTGATCAACTCGCCGGTGATGCGCAGCCTCATCGACATCGATTTCGAAGTGTACAAAAATGTCTTGCCGCCGGAGTTGCACGATGAAATCTGGCAATGCCAGATCCATCAGATCCGCATCGAAATCAAACCCGGCAAACAACTGGAAATCACCCCTGAAGGCATTCACTGCGACGGTTATCCGTTCAGCGGCGTGCACTTCTGGGGACGCAACAATGTTGATGGCGCCGAGAGTCGTTTGTACTCCGCGCATCAGGAACAACTGGCGTCGACGACTTACCAGGAAATCCTCGACACCACGTTTTTCCTTGATCGCGACATGCGCCATTACGTAACGCCTGCACGCAATACCCATTCGCACGACATGGCGTATCGGCAGATTCTGGCGATTTCCTTTTCGCGGCCCGGGACCGCTTTCGACATTGTTCGCTGA
- a CDS encoding OprD family porin: MLNKRISLIALGMLSATQAMANDQAESKGFVEDSSLKVLLRNAYINRDYKDGNPDKAEWGQAAIGTYSSGFTQGTVGVGVDAFGLYALRLDGGKGRTGAQGIDFFKQGASGNAADDLSKFGGAVKFRISSTTLTYGDQMPELPVLNYDNSRLLPESYTGTLITSKEVKGLVLNAGHFTAESRKSAEGRDSGGLKSINVLGGSYQFTEQFKAAVYASDVEDVLKKQYVNANYVLPFNKEQSLTLDFNGYRTKLDNSYVRENGVTGDDNKIWSLAATFATGAHSFTLAHQRSTGDSNLGYAYGGYQRGQNRVGDGGNTIYLANSYWSDFNAEDERSWQLGYGLDFSTYGIPGLSYNFAYVRGDNITTSTSEGGTEREIFNQFKYVVQNGPAKDLSVRLRSSVLRVSQKSSEYNVSGNELRVFVDYPINIF; this comes from the coding sequence ATGTTGAATAAGCGCATCAGTTTGATCGCTCTGGGGATGTTGAGCGCGACACAAGCCATGGCTAACGACCAGGCCGAATCCAAGGGTTTTGTTGAAGACAGCAGCCTAAAAGTGCTGTTGCGCAACGCCTACATCAATCGTGATTACAAGGACGGCAACCCGGACAAAGCCGAATGGGGCCAAGCGGCCATCGGTACTTACTCGTCCGGTTTCACCCAGGGCACGGTCGGTGTCGGCGTCGATGCTTTCGGTCTGTACGCACTGCGTCTGGACGGCGGCAAGGGCCGCACTGGCGCCCAAGGTATCGACTTCTTCAAACAGGGCGCCAGCGGCAACGCGGCGGACGACCTGTCCAAGTTCGGCGGTGCGGTCAAATTCCGCATCTCCAGCACTACGCTGACCTACGGCGACCAGATGCCGGAGTTGCCGGTGTTGAACTACGACAACTCGCGCCTGCTGCCGGAAAGTTACACCGGTACGTTGATCACCTCCAAAGAAGTCAAAGGCCTGGTGCTGAACGCCGGTCACTTCACCGCCGAATCGCGCAAGAGCGCTGAAGGTCGTGACAGCGGTGGCTTGAAGTCGATCAACGTGTTGGGCGGTAGTTACCAGTTCACCGAGCAGTTCAAAGCGGCGGTCTACGCGTCCGACGTTGAAGACGTATTGAAGAAGCAATACGTGAACGCCAACTACGTGCTGCCGTTCAACAAAGAACAATCGCTGACGCTGGACTTCAACGGCTACCGCACCAAGTTGGATAACTCGTACGTGCGCGAAAACGGCGTGACGGGCGACGACAACAAGATCTGGAGCCTGGCCGCGACGTTCGCAACTGGCGCGCACTCGTTTACCCTCGCGCACCAGCGCAGCACTGGCGACAGCAACCTCGGTTATGCGTACGGCGGTTACCAGCGCGGCCAAAACCGTGTCGGCGACGGCGGCAACACCATCTACCTGGCGAACTCCTACTGGTCCGACTTCAACGCCGAAGACGAGCGCAGCTGGCAGTTGGGCTACGGTCTGGACTTCAGCACTTACGGCATTCCGGGCCTGAGCTACAACTTCGCTTACGTGCGCGGTGACAACATCACCACGTCCACCAGCGAGGGCGGCACCGAGCGCGAGATCTTCAACCAGTTCAAGTACGTCGTGCAAAATGGCCCGGCCAAAGACCTGAGCGTAAGGTTGCGCAGCTCGGTTCTGCGCGTGTCGCAGAAGTCCAGCGAGTACAACGTCAGCGGCAACGAGCTGCGTGTGTTCGTCGACTACCCGATCAACATCTTCTGA
- a CDS encoding TonB-dependent receptor, with protein MPAHLRFSPVTLGLSALLSAGFAGAATTVLPATSISAEIETETDDPRVKETSTATRTATAVRYVPQAIDSIKTANVADYGTNDLGTALSGIPNVSSGADTRFDSLRIRGFDASNDFYLDGIRDDSQYVRDLHNIERIEVLKGPAAVLYGRGSQGGIVNRVSKLPEFGRRSTIEAQGGSEDLRSLYADLSTDVSDDISLRLNMGNMDENSFRDGVSGNRQLFAPSMSWQLTPDLNWLVQYEYSRYNRTPDRGIPGVNGRPADVGRDTTYGSEHDYIDDKSQSLRSKLSYELSDSWQLRHTLGVFKLDSDFDNTYLTGYSGATQSVLRQHWQQDLSTRNVFNNVELEGGFDTFGLEHRLLTGVEIGSQRRDPKLYNAATGRGPGIQAVPALDLYNPNRDLRHTGRMQVASDNHTEVESRAVYVQDQLRLNDQWQLLGGLRYDTFDIESTNKLRNISEDRDSHSTSPRVGIVWTPLQNHSFYASWTKTFSPVGGGLIGITPGATGNSNDLSPELTKQKEIGVKSDWLDERLSTTLAIYELELYNRRTSDPLNPTVTLLTGEQRSRGIELTASGKLGGNWYVRGGVGLQDATVEKDNNGFEGKRVSNVAKRNGSLFLTWKPEMGWYAETGLTLVGDRYADNLNTVVLPGYGRWDALAGFRQKDWDLRAALNNISDKTYYSSATSQFQIQPGAPRSLVVTGTYSF; from the coding sequence ATGCCTGCCCACTTGCGTTTTTCGCCCGTTACCCTTGGGCTCTCTGCCTTGTTGTCTGCCGGATTTGCCGGCGCCGCGACCACCGTTTTACCCGCCACGTCGATCAGCGCCGAAATCGAAACTGAAACCGACGACCCGCGCGTAAAGGAAACCAGCACCGCTACACGCACCGCCACTGCGGTGCGTTACGTGCCGCAAGCCATCGATTCGATTAAAACCGCCAACGTAGCGGATTACGGCACCAACGACCTCGGCACTGCACTCAGCGGTATCCCCAACGTCAGCAGCGGCGCCGACACGCGTTTCGACAGCTTGCGCATTCGCGGTTTTGACGCCAGCAACGACTTCTACCTCGACGGCATTCGCGACGACAGCCAATACGTGCGCGACTTGCACAACATCGAGCGCATCGAAGTGCTCAAAGGCCCGGCCGCCGTGTTGTACGGCCGTGGCAGCCAGGGCGGGATCGTCAATCGAGTGAGCAAACTGCCGGAATTCGGCCGCCGCTCGACCATTGAAGCGCAGGGCGGCAGCGAGGATTTGCGCAGTCTTTATGCGGACTTGAGCACCGACGTCAGCGACGACATCAGCCTGCGCCTGAACATGGGCAACATGGATGAAAACAGCTTTCGCGATGGCGTCAGCGGCAATCGCCAATTGTTCGCGCCGTCGATGAGCTGGCAACTGACGCCGGACCTGAACTGGCTGGTGCAGTACGAATACAGCCGTTACAACCGTACGCCGGATCGCGGAATCCCCGGTGTAAATGGTCGCCCGGCGGATGTAGGACGGGATACGACCTACGGCAGTGAGCACGATTACATCGACGACAAGTCACAATCCCTACGCTCCAAACTCAGTTACGAGCTGAGCGATAGCTGGCAACTGCGCCATACCCTGGGCGTGTTCAAGCTCGACAGCGATTTCGATAACACTTACCTGACCGGTTACTCCGGGGCGACCCAAAGCGTTTTACGCCAGCACTGGCAGCAGGACCTGAGCACGCGCAACGTTTTCAACAACGTCGAACTGGAAGGTGGTTTCGACACTTTTGGTCTGGAGCATCGCTTGCTGACCGGCGTCGAAATCGGCAGCCAGCGCCGCGACCCGAAGCTTTACAACGCTGCGACCGGACGCGGCCCCGGCATTCAAGCGGTGCCGGCGCTGGACTTGTACAACCCCAATCGCGACTTGCGCCACACCGGGCGCATGCAGGTGGCCAGCGACAACCACACCGAAGTCGAAAGCCGCGCGGTGTACGTGCAGGATCAGTTGCGCCTGAACGATCAATGGCAGTTGCTCGGCGGTTTGCGTTACGACACGTTCGACATCGAGTCGACCAACAAACTGCGAAACATTTCCGAAGATCGCGACAGCCACAGCACCAGTCCGCGTGTCGGCATTGTCTGGACGCCGCTGCAGAATCATTCCTTCTACGCCTCGTGGACCAAGACATTTTCGCCGGTCGGCGGTGGCTTGATCGGCATCACGCCGGGCGCGACCGGCAACAGCAATGACTTGAGCCCGGAGCTGACCAAACAGAAAGAAATCGGCGTGAAAAGCGACTGGCTCGATGAGCGCTTGAGCACGACGTTGGCGATCTACGAACTGGAACTGTACAACCGTCGCACCAGTGATCCGCTCAATCCGACCGTGACGCTGTTGACTGGCGAGCAACGCTCGCGCGGTATCGAACTGACCGCCAGCGGCAAGCTCGGCGGCAATTGGTACGTGCGCGGTGGCGTCGGTTTGCAGGACGCGACGGTGGAGAAGGACAACAACGGCTTCGAAGGCAAACGCGTGAGCAACGTGGCCAAACGTAACGGCAGCCTATTCCTGACGTGGAAACCGGAAATGGGCTGGTACGCCGAGACCGGCCTGACCCTGGTCGGCGACCGGTATGCCGACAACCTCAACACGGTTGTGCTGCCCGGTTATGGCCGTTGGGACGCGCTGGCCGGGTTCCGCCAGAAGGATTGGGATTTGCGCGCGGCGCTGAACAACATCAGCGACAAAACCTATTACTCATCGGCGACCAGCCAGTTTCAGATCCAGCCAGGTGCGCCACGTAGCTTGGTGGTGACCGGGACTTACAGCTTCTGA
- the aguA gene encoding agmatine deiminase — protein MTTLNSTPRADGFYMPAEWAPQTQTWMIWPERPDNWRLGGKPAQAAHVAVAKAIARFEPVTVAVSAGQYENARARLDVPNIRVVEMSSDDAWVRDTGPTFVINNSGEVRGVNWDFNSWGGFDGGLYAPWNRDSQVGGKILEIERSQRYRTEGFVLEGGSIHVDGEGTLITTEECLLNRNRNPHLKRAEIEAVLSANLAVDKIIWLPDGLFNDETDGHVDNFCCYVRPGEVLLAWTDDPQDPNYPRCQAAMKVLESSTDAKGRPFTVHKMPIPGPLYATEEECAGVDPVDGTQERNPTVRLAGSYVNFLIVNGGIIAPSFNDPLDGPAKEILQTLFPQHEVVMVPGRELLLGGGNIHCLTQQQPAPHND, from the coding sequence ATGACCACTTTAAACAGCACCCCGCGCGCCGATGGCTTCTACATGCCAGCCGAGTGGGCGCCGCAAACCCAAACCTGGATGATCTGGCCCGAGCGCCCGGACAACTGGCGCCTGGGTGGCAAACCGGCGCAAGCCGCACACGTCGCGGTGGCCAAGGCTATTGCACGTTTTGAACCGGTGACTGTGGCGGTGTCCGCCGGCCAATACGAAAACGCCCGCGCGCGCCTCGATGTGCCGAATATTCGCGTGGTCGAAATGTCCAGCGACGACGCCTGGGTCCGCGACACCGGCCCGACGTTCGTGATCAATAACAGCGGCGAAGTGCGTGGCGTGAACTGGGATTTCAACTCCTGGGGCGGTTTTGACGGCGGTTTGTACGCGCCGTGGAATCGCGACTCGCAGGTTGGCGGCAAGATTCTCGAAATCGAGCGCAGCCAACGTTATCGCACCGAAGGCTTCGTGCTCGAAGGCGGTTCGATTCACGTCGATGGCGAAGGCACGCTGATCACCACCGAAGAATGCCTGCTGAACCGCAATCGCAATCCGCACCTCAAGCGTGCCGAGATCGAAGCGGTGCTCAGCGCAAATCTGGCTGTGGATAAAATCATCTGGCTGCCGGACGGTTTGTTCAACGACGAAACCGACGGCCATGTGGATAACTTCTGCTGCTACGTGCGTCCGGGCGAAGTATTGCTGGCCTGGACCGATGATCCGCAGGACCCGAACTACCCGCGTTGCCAAGCTGCAATGAAAGTGCTGGAAAGCAGCACCGACGCCAAGGGTCGCCCGTTCACAGTGCACAAAATGCCGATTCCGGGGCCGCTGTATGCGACCGAGGAAGAATGCGCCGGTGTCGATCCAGTGGACGGCACGCAGGAACGTAATCCGACGGTGCGCCTGGCGGGTTCCTACGTGAACTTCCTGATCGTCAATGGCGGCATCATTGCGCCGAGCTTCAACGATCCGTTGGACGGCCCGGCGAAAGAGATCCTGCAAACGCTCTTCCCGCAGCACGAAGTGGTCATGGTGCCGGGTCGCGAACTGTTACTGGGCGGCGGCAATATCCACTGTCTTACCCAACAGCAGCCTGCGCCGCACAACGATTGA